In the Nitrospinota bacterium genome, TAACCGGGCGATCTTGCCCAAAATATCTAATTGATTTTGATAAATATTACATAGACCACATAAGGTCAAGTGCATTTTCAGACGCAACCTTTTGAAGAAAGGCAGGGAGCCGTCCCGGTTTTCTGAAATAAGCGGGTATACACCCTCGCACGTCATTCTAAATGCTTTCATCATTCCACTAATCATACCAGCTTTTATTTAGAGTTGAGCCAATTAGATTCAAGACAAAGCTTGAGTTGATTCCTGGTCCGGTGAAGAATAACCCATAGATTGGTCGGTTTGATATTGAATTCTTTACAGATTTCATCCGAACTTAACCCGTCCATCTCCTTGAGAACAAACAATTTGTGAAATTTTTCGGGCAACCCTTCAAGGCATGCTGCAAGGACTTTGGCCAGTTCGTTATTTTCGGCAGCCTTTTCAGGGTCAATATTCCACTTCCCCGGTCCGGGAGTCATATGCCCTTCGGAATCAAAATGTATCCGGCCAGACTCCTCGTTTGAATTCAGATCGGTTGAAATATGTTTCTTTAAGTTTCTGAAGTGATCCATGACTTTGTGCTTCAGTATTCCAAACAGCCGGGTTTTTTCAGACGATTTTCCAGCAAATGTATGTTGTGATTTTAATGCGGCAAAAAACGTTGCCTGGACCAGTTCATCGGCTGCATCAGGGTCTTTAACCCGAACAAGCGCGAAACGGTACATCATATCCGCGTAAAGCTCGACCCAATTGTTCGGATTTATGATCTCTTTGCTCATGCTTTAATGTTATTTGGATTAAACTTGAACGGGATACAAGGAGCCCATATACTTGGTGCCATGGACGAGCAATACACAGACTCAGAGGAATGCGCGAAAATCCTGAAAGCTTTAGGGGATGAAACCAGGCTGAAAATTGTCCAGCTATTGCTGAAAGGTGAAAAAAGTGTTTCTGAAATTGTCCGTTCTTTGAGCATGGGGCAACCCCAGGCCTCCCATCATCTTTCCATTTTAAGAGCCTCAGGCCTGGTAGGAACCCGAAGAGAAGGCAACAAGGTTATCAACTTTATCCATCCGGGTAAATATTTTCTAAATAATAAAGAAACAGGCCTTGACCTTGGTTGTTGTTCTGTAAATTTTGACAATAATTAGATACAAGGCAACCGCAGAGTGGCTCCTTAATAGTGCCGCCTTGCAAGGGTTCCCCGTTATTTACCCCTGGCATGAATGGGTTCTTTAATTCCTAATTCGTAAAATTGTTTTAATAAGGATTTGATAAGCCTGAACGGATTGAAAGAAATGTCCATTGGGTAAGCCTGTTTAAAATCTCTTACTGAAAGAGACTGGTAATCGGTGGTACCTGAAATTTCCATATTTTCTATATGATATTGGCCAAACTGTTTAAGTTTTGCCGCCTGAAGTGCGTAAACTTTATCCAGGGGTATGTTTAAAAGATCCGCAAAAACCCGGTCGAGAGCGGTCATGTCTTTTGAAGCGCCCATCACACCAAGCGAACAGGGGGTTCCATTAATTGGTCCCTGTCCCTGCATAGCCTGGATTCCATCCGCGATGGTCAAGCAGGGGTTTACATGTTGAGCGATATCTATCAACATTTCCCCGAATTTCAGTTTGTCGTTCTTTACGAGGCAATGAAGAACCGGTTTGCGCTTTCCTATCACCAGGCCAAACAAATTTTTTATACCCAGTGTCATGGTCATCTGGCAATGAGATTTAACTTTGGGTAGATTAATGATTTGGTCATAGCGCTCAAGACAACCGGCAATTTTTAAATGCGGAACACCTGTTTTATTTTCGAAGGGGACAGGATCTGTCAAAGGGAGTATTTCCGCGCCATATTTTTTTTCCAAATAACCATAGCCGGCTTTATCAGCCACTGCCGACAAACTCCCCAGTGCCGGGCTGTCGCTGATAACTATCTGGCTTACTGAAAAATCCCTGAGAACCCGGCATACAGCCTCAACCACGAGAGGATGTGTGGTGACGCAACGGTCAGGCTCGAATCCACGTAAAAGATTTGGCTTTAAAAGAATTTTCTGTCCCGGACTGAACAAGGAAGCATTGGGATCCAGAATATTCAAAGAATCGCGGATGAAATGCTCCAGGCGCTCAAGTGAATATTTTTCTGTTTTTTGTAAATGGACCTTTGTTTTCATAAAAGAATATTTTTGGTTTCTGCCATTATAACCTTTGGGGGGATATCTTCCACCAGCTTCTTTTGAATTTTGTAGAAACTCTTTATAGCCTGGTAGCTTTTATGAGAGAGGATACAATGCTTTATAGATACCCAGGTTTCTCAATACATGTTTTACATAACGTCGGGTTTCCGGGTAGGGGATGGATTCAATAAACACATCCTGGTCTCTCAAATGACCAAATCGCTTCAGCCATTTTTTAAGGACATGCGGTCCCGCGTTATATGAAATAAGGATGTGCATGCCATTTTTATTGAATCGTTTATTCAATTGGCTGACATATTTTACTCCCAACCGGATGTTCAGTTCCGGGTCAAATAGCGCATCGGTTTCAAAAGGTTTTTTCAATTTGGTTTTCGGGTAAAGCTTTTTACCGGTTGCGGGCATAATTTGCATCAGGCCCCGGGCACCCGCGGGAGAAAGTGCCTGACTGTCAAACAGGCTTTCCTGCCGAATAATGCCGTTTACAAAAAAGGGATCCACGGAACGGGACTTTGCGTAGGCCAAAACGGCTTCGTTGTATGCCAGGGGAAAAAAATGTTTCCAGAATTTCTCTGACAGGTTTTTTTCATTGGGCTTGGTGGTGAAGTCTTTATACAAATGCAAAAGCCTGAGCGATTCCGCATAGCCCTGTGCCTCGTGATAAAGCTGGGAAAGCCACAAAACCCCGGTCAGGTTTTTCCGAACGGTTTTCTGCAACTCCTTGATTTCGTCACGTGCTTCCTGATTTAAACCAAGTTGAGCCAATTCAACTGCCCGAATGTGATGGAACCTTTCCCTTTTGGTGAGAGGTCGACCCAATTGAAGGCTTTCATCTTTGTCTACCGGCCTGGTATCTTGTTTTTCAGTAAGGTTTTTGACACCCAGTTCCAGAAGCCTGTCTTTTGCGCGAATACCATGGAACGTATAGGGATATAGTTCCGCAACCTTGGTGTAGAGATCCTGCGCTACATCTTTTTTGCCCAGTTTTTCGGCCGACTTGCCGCTCCAGTACAGGTTATACTCGATAAACGACTGGTCGGGAAAACGATGGGCCGCCTCCTGAAACTTGTTAAACGCCTGCTCAAACTTTCCATCCAGATAATGCACCCATCCTAATCTCCATCCAGCCCATTGGGCATAATCGTCTTCTGGATATTTTTCCAAGGCCATTTTGTAGTTCTTCAAAGCTTCGGGGTAATTTTTACGCTCCTCATAAATCTTTCCCAGGAAAAACTGTGCTTTTACCGCTAACTCTGAAGAAGGTGCTTCCCTGGTGACAGTTTGAAAATATTTTGCTCCGGCCAAAGGTTTGCCCAGGTTCCACAGGTTTCTGCCAACGTTGAACTTGGCATTTGGAACCTTGGCGTGATGCGGATACAATTTCAGAAATTGCAGATAGACTTCATTGGCTTTTTTGCGGTCCCGGAGTCCTCTATGGGCCTGGGCTAGAAAAAAATAGAACCTTCCCGGCAAGAGGTTGTTGTCCTTCTTCAGTTGTTGAATTTCTTCAATGATTTCCTTATAACGCACATTCTCGAACAACCCTTTAATATGGTCGGTGTGTTCTCTCAATGTTAGAGGAGTCTCTTTGATCGATTCCAATGCTACAAGCCTGGCAATTGCCTTCTCAGTCTCAACGGCCTGGTCATGGTTGGGGTACTTGATGTGGAGTTTACGAAAGTTTAAATAAGCTTCCTTTTGTTTTCCAGATTGCTCCTGCGCCAGGGCCAGTTTGAAAATTAGATCAGGAAGAAATTTTTGGAACTTCTGGTGGTTAAAATCTTTGTTTATAGATAAGATGGCTTCTTCCAGCGTCTTTATGCCTGCATCTATTTCTCCCAACTTGATTTGAGCTTCAGCAAGAATCATTTGGAGCCTGGGATAAAGCAGGGTGTCTGGAATCTTTTTTAGGAGTGAGAGGGTATTGTCCCTCACTTTTTCGTGTTTCCCGGTTTTAGCCAGTGCCTGGATTAAGTAAAACTGGATATAGTCTTCGACCTCTGAATATTTTTCGCCCAATGGTTCGAGAAGTTTGATTGTTTCCTCCTGCTTTTCCTGCTTGGTGCGGATGAGGGCAAGTAAAAATCGGGCGCGTTTGGCTTCTATCGAATCCGGTGACTGGTTTTGCAGTGCCAGAAGGCTGTTTCTTGCTTTGGCAAATTCTTTTTTCTGGAATAGTTTTTTTGCTTCGTCATAGGGAGCGGCTTCAGCAGGTTGAGCAAAGCCCAGGAAAACGGCCAGCAAACAAGCGGCAACTTTGGGAAGAAAAGATAATAACTTTTCTGCCAAAGTTTGAGCTGAGTCTGTACTCTCTACTGTCAGGTTGCTGGCATCCTGCATTTTTCTGAACCAGGTTAATTGTCTTTTGGCATAATGCCGTGATTCCCTTTTAATCTCATAAACCGCACGTTCCAAATCAATTTTGCCCAGGAGATATTGAACCATTTGCGCATAGCCAATACTGTTGAAGGGTTTCAAATCGGGGCTGTGACCCCGGTCCAGTATACTTTTTACTTCCTGAACAAGCCCTTCTGCAATCATTTTATCCACACGCTGGTCGATCTGCGAATATAATTCGCTGCGATTTTTATCCAAAATAAAAGTGTGGATGGGAAATCGTTCTGATGCGGGAGAGTCTTTTTGGTGAAATTCAGAAAAACGTTTTCCAGTATCCAAGTAAACTCCTAAAGCACGTTCGATGCGCAGAGAATCGGTTGCAGATATTTTTGCCGCGTATTCAGGGTCTGCTTGTTTAAGCTTGCGGTAAATTTTTTCTACACCCTGATCACGAATGTCCTGCCGGATTTTTTCACGGATTTCAGGAGATGCTCCTTCTGCACAATCGTAATCTTCGATCAAAACTTTTATATATAGTGCAGTGCCACCCACCAATATTGGGATTTTCTCCCGACTCATCAGGTCATGGATGATTTCCAGAGCCCTGGTTTTAAAGTCAAAGGCGTTAAACTCTTCTTGTGGTTCCAGAATATCAATCAAGTGATGGGGTATCTCCTTCCTCACTTCCAGAGAAGGCTTTGCGGTGCCTATATCAAAATATTTATAGACCTGCATGGAATCAGCGCTGATGATTTCCGTGTCCAGTTTTCGGGCAAGGGCCAGGGCTGTTTCACTTTTCCCTGATCCCGTGGGTCCGGTTAGTATGATTAGAGGAGTCATAAAATATTTATCTTTAGAGCATTACGGGTCTGCTATCTGGCTTCAGCGTCATAATAAACGGAGTAGGTTCGCCGCTTCTTTCGAATAATTTCCGTCATTATTATAAACCGTTAATGGAGGAGCCACAGCAAAATCAGACCTTTTCCCTTTAAGGGCTGAAACCATGACAATTTTAGCCGGAGCCTGGTCATTACCATGGACAAAGCGCGCCTTATTTGGATACAAGCCCTTGCATTCAAGCTCCCGCATGAGTTCCCCCAATCGTTCAGGCGGATAGGCGAGGCTGATTTGTCCATTTTTTTTTAAAAGCGGTGCAGATTTATCTATCAGGGAACTCATATTTAATGATAGCTCATGCCTGGCAATGGCTTTGTTAGAATCAGGATTTATTCTCCCTGTTTTAATTTTCCTGTAAGGCGGATTTGAAACTATATGATCGAAAGATTCCGGTATCAGGGCTTCATTCAGGAAGTCACCTTGTATCAGGGAAATTTGATGTTCCATATCATTCTGGCGAAAGTTTTTTTTAGCTTGAGAGGTATCCTGAATTTCAATTGCGGTAACCTTAAGGCTCGGTTCCCGCTGTACCATCAACAGGGGGATGATGCCGCAACCGGTGCCAATATCCAATACGGACTGATCTGGCAAAAAGGTTATAAAATCGGCCAGTAGAAATGGTTCGATAGAATATCGGTAGCCGGTGTTTTCTTGATCAATGACCAGTTCGGTTTTGTTCACAATGGGTTTGCCGGATAAGGGTGCGCTTTTTATATTAAAGTTTAACCCAACCCCTGTTGGCTGGCAACATTTTGTCCTTTTGAACCTTTTGTTTATTAAGCGTTTGTTGCTATACTGAATGTCAATACCGTATTGAAATTTTAAGAAAAAAGGAACAAATGGACTTTTTAGTGGTTGAACAGTACTGGGCGATAGCGATGGTCTTGTTTGGCTCTTTTATACTGAGTGTCTGCAGTAAATGGGAAAGGGAGGAACAGCAGGTTTTAAAAGATCCCCGCAACCGCTATGGCCGTAGAAAGTCGGATATTGTAAAGCCCAAATCGATGCGTGGCACAGTCATGACTGTGACAGGAACTCTGATGTGCCTGGCTGGGATGATCCTTTTCTTAATGCATGTAACCGTAACTGGCGAACCGATTTCCGTGGAAATAATGCAATAGTGTTATTTGGCAGGTTATGCGGTATTGAGGTTGTGTTTCTTTTCCAGTTACGCTGACCAGGGCAGGAGCTCTCGCCAGGACTTTTTAGAGGTCAGGATTACGGCCAAGGGTTCTTTTTCGTAAACGACGGGATATTGTCTCAGGGTCACAATAAACCCGTCTGTCGTAGCGGTCACTTCTTCCAGTCTTTTGCCGCTATAAATCTCACGTATTTCTCCTATCTTTTGTCCGGCTTTGATGAAAACTCCTGATTTTGTTTCTTTGAGAAACATTCCTGCAGAACCGGCAAGTACAGGAATTTCATTTTCCTGTTGGTAAAATTTGGGTTTAACATTTTCCTCAGGTTTTACTTTTCCTTTCAGGATTTTCTCTGCCAGCATAAAGTTTACGATTCCCTGGAAAAGGGTTTCGCATTGCTGCCTGTTCAGGGTCCTTGGAGAACCTGAAGACAGGACAGCAGAAATAATTCCCTGTGTATGCCAGTGATGAAGCAGGTTGAACGTCTCATTTTGTTTTCTAACGGTTTCTATCTTTAAGTCGCGGCACAGTTTTTTGATGTTCCTGTCAAATTTTATAGTCTGGATATGCGGAGCGTCCTCATAGTGCGGAGGGGCGGATTGCAGGATCAGTCCCCAATAGGAGTCCACTGTGTGGTTATAAATAGCAGATGCGAGGGCTTCAGTCATTTCTCCTTGCGGGTTGCCGGGAAAAGCAAGCTCCATGTCCATACCATCATAAGGCCATAACTTTGACCCCGATTGAATTGCGTTAAGGTTTACGACCGGGAAACTGACAACCCGGCCTTTGAGAGTATAGTTAGGATCAACACCTTCAACAACAGAGTCGAGAAACTGAGAAAGTCGTGAGTTCAAATACATTCCATTGATATGGTCACCTTGTAGTCCGCTCACGATAGACAGGGTTTCGCCAGACTTTCCCCAACTGTTTTTATGAAGCTCCAACGGGGCGCCAAACGCTGTAGGAATGGAAAGGACTTTTTCTTTCACGCCGTCTCCTCTTTGGCTATGCGGGCAAGTGGTGCGCCTTTTGATGCCAGGGGATGTTCTCTTAATGTAAATAACAGTCCGGAACAAGGTGCATGGATTTCTTCCAGCACTTTTCCCGTTACAGGGGCTATCAGGTCACCTATTTTTTCTCCATCGGATACCATTTGCCCTGCCTCAGCCTGTTTGATGAATAGTCCCGCACTACCTGCCTGGATCATAACTACGTCATCGGGTTGCACAACTCTGGGCTCAGACACTTTTTCAGGGGGTTCAGCGGTATCGAGAACTCCGCTGTTCTGAAGCAGGTTGAGGATGCCGACTACAATATTTTCACAATGCGGTTTATTGATGCGAAGGCAGATTCCTGTTTCAATGACAAGTGTAGGGATATTGGACTGATTCAAATTGAAACCTAAAGTGGACTCAAAAATCTCTGCGTGAGGGTGGATCCAGACCAGGTTGACATTGCAAAGTTTGGAAAGAGGAAGCAGCTTTTTTTCAAATCCCTTAATGATTCTTATCTGCGGAAGTTCCATAAGATGAAGATTGCTGGAATGTACATCGACGACCAGGTCGGAATGGGATTTAAGATCTTCAATAAGTGTCCTTGAGGCTTCTGAGGGCAATGAGGCTGTAGAGGACCTTCCAAATGTGCGGTTGATGTCGACAGAGAAAAAGGGCCACAACCGGGTTCCTGTTTCAAGTGCCTGAGGATTTACAGCGGGGTAAATATTAACTTCCCCTTTAAGGGAATTTTGTTCTTCCAGGTTCTCCAGGATTTGCATCAGTCGGTGACAGATAAACAATCCTTCCAGCTCATCACCGTGCAGTCCGGCAACCAGCGAGATACGTTTCGTTGGCTTTGTTGTTTGCGAACTGTAAGTGTGGCGGATGATTTCTGCTGGCGGCCCTACTGGTGTTTGTATGGAGAGAATGCTCTGGCTTTGCATGGAACAGTAGGATCAGGAGCCGTTGGGCTTATGGTTTTTAGGAGAAATTTTCAGGGAGTCGATT is a window encoding:
- a CDS encoding sigma-70 family RNA polymerase sigma factor — protein: MSKEIINPNNWVELYADMMYRFALVRVKDPDAADELVQATFFAALKSQHTFAGKSSEKTRLFGILKHKVMDHFRNLKKHISTDLNSNEESGRIHFDSEGHMTPGPGKWNIDPEKAAENNELAKVLAACLEGLPEKFHKLFVLKEMDGLSSDEICKEFNIKPTNLWVILHRTRNQLKLCLESNWLNSK
- a CDS encoding winged helix-turn-helix transcriptional regulator, which gives rise to MLFGLNLNGIQGAHILGAMDEQYTDSEECAKILKALGDETRLKIVQLLLKGEKSVSEIVRSLSMGQPQASHHLSILRASGLVGTRREGNKVINFIHPGKYFLNNKETGLDLGCCSVNFDNN
- a CDS encoding DUF362 domain-containing protein is translated as MKTKVHLQKTEKYSLERLEHFIRDSLNILDPNASLFSPGQKILLKPNLLRGFEPDRCVTTHPLVVEAVCRVLRDFSVSQIVISDSPALGSLSAVADKAGYGYLEKKYGAEILPLTDPVPFENKTGVPHLKIAGCLERYDQIINLPKVKSHCQMTMTLGIKNLFGLVIGKRKPVLHCLVKNDKLKFGEMLIDIAQHVNPCLTIADGIQAMQGQGPINGTPCSLGVMGASKDMTALDRVFADLLNIPLDKVYALQAAKLKQFGQYHIENMEISGTTDYQSLSVRDFKQAYPMDISFNPFRLIKSLLKQFYELGIKEPIHARGK
- the miaA gene encoding tRNA (adenosine(37)-N6)-dimethylallyltransferase MiaA, which produces MTPLIILTGPTGSGKSETALALARKLDTEIISADSMQVYKYFDIGTAKPSLEVRKEIPHHLIDILEPQEEFNAFDFKTRALEIIHDLMSREKIPILVGGTALYIKVLIEDYDCAEGASPEIREKIRQDIRDQGVEKIYRKLKQADPEYAAKISATDSLRIERALGVYLDTGKRFSEFHQKDSPASERFPIHTFILDKNRSELYSQIDQRVDKMIAEGLVQEVKSILDRGHSPDLKPFNSIGYAQMVQYLLGKIDLERAVYEIKRESRHYAKRQLTWFRKMQDASNLTVESTDSAQTLAEKLLSFLPKVAACLLAVFLGFAQPAEAAPYDEAKKLFQKKEFAKARNSLLALQNQSPDSIEAKRARFLLALIRTKQEKQEETIKLLEPLGEKYSEVEDYIQFYLIQALAKTGKHEKVRDNTLSLLKKIPDTLLYPRLQMILAEAQIKLGEIDAGIKTLEEAILSINKDFNHQKFQKFLPDLIFKLALAQEQSGKQKEAYLNFRKLHIKYPNHDQAVETEKAIARLVALESIKETPLTLREHTDHIKGLFENVRYKEIIEEIQQLKKDNNLLPGRFYFFLAQAHRGLRDRKKANEVYLQFLKLYPHHAKVPNAKFNVGRNLWNLGKPLAGAKYFQTVTREAPSSELAVKAQFFLGKIYEERKNYPEALKNYKMALEKYPEDDYAQWAGWRLGWVHYLDGKFEQAFNKFQEAAHRFPDQSFIEYNLYWSGKSAEKLGKKDVAQDLYTKVAELYPYTFHGIRAKDRLLELGVKNLTEKQDTRPVDKDESLQLGRPLTKRERFHHIRAVELAQLGLNQEARDEIKELQKTVRKNLTGVLWLSQLYHEAQGYAESLRLLHLYKDFTTKPNEKNLSEKFWKHFFPLAYNEAVLAYAKSRSVDPFFVNGIIRQESLFDSQALSPAGARGLMQIMPATGKKLYPKTKLKKPFETDALFDPELNIRLGVKYVSQLNKRFNKNGMHILISYNAGPHVLKKWLKRFGHLRDQDVFIESIPYPETRRYVKHVLRNLGIYKALYPLS
- a CDS encoding methyltransferase; this encodes MDIQYSNKRLINKRFKRTKCCQPTGVGLNFNIKSAPLSGKPIVNKTELVIDQENTGYRYSIEPFLLADFITFLPDQSVLDIGTGCGIIPLLMVQREPSLKVTAIEIQDTSQAKKNFRQNDMEHQISLIQGDFLNEALIPESFDHIVSNPPYRKIKTGRINPDSNKAIARHELSLNMSSLIDKSAPLLKKNGQISLAYPPERLGELMRELECKGLYPNKARFVHGNDQAPAKIVMVSALKGKRSDFAVAPPLTVYNNDGNYSKEAANLLRLL
- a CDS encoding succinylglutamate desuccinylase: MQSQSILSIQTPVGPPAEIIRHTYSSQTTKPTKRISLVAGLHGDELEGLFICHRLMQILENLEEQNSLKGEVNIYPAVNPQALETGTRLWPFFSVDINRTFGRSSTASLPSEASRTLIEDLKSHSDLVVDVHSSNLHLMELPQIRIIKGFEKKLLPLSKLCNVNLVWIHPHAEIFESTLGFNLNQSNIPTLVIETGICLRINKPHCENIVVGILNLLQNSGVLDTAEPPEKVSEPRVVQPDDVVMIQAGSAGLFIKQAEAGQMVSDGEKIGDLIAPVTGKVLEEIHAPCSGLLFTLREHPLASKGAPLARIAKEETA